One window of Nocardia sp. NBC_00508 genomic DNA carries:
- a CDS encoding carbohydrate ABC transporter permease yields the protein MSSDRLRSVAAYAVLLAGAVLTVAPLVLSALTAVKTPGQFATGSPLALPHPVTADNVRTVLDHGLGRAVLVTALLTVFVTGGQLITSVLAAYAFARTDFPGRDALFWVYLGTMMVPPMVTLIPLYLMFAKLGWLNTFWALALPFVFGSPYAIFLLRQYFRAIPEELIGAARLDGANTLDVIVHVMVPMSRPVLATLTVITIVSQWNNFMWPLVASSGERWQVLTVATANLQTRYNAQWTLVMAATTLAIAPLVVLFVIFQKQVLRSIAWTGGK from the coding sequence ATGAGTTCTGATCGCCTGCGTTCGGTCGCGGCCTACGCGGTGCTGCTGGCCGGGGCGGTGCTGACCGTGGCGCCACTGGTGCTCAGCGCGCTCACCGCGGTGAAGACGCCCGGCCAGTTCGCCACCGGATCGCCGCTGGCCCTGCCGCATCCGGTGACCGCGGACAATGTCCGGACCGTGCTGGACCACGGGCTCGGCCGAGCGGTGCTGGTGACCGCGCTGCTGACGGTGTTCGTCACCGGCGGTCAGCTGATCACCTCGGTGCTGGCGGCGTATGCGTTCGCGCGCACCGACTTTCCCGGCCGGGATGCGCTGTTCTGGGTCTATCTGGGCACCATGATGGTGCCGCCGATGGTGACGCTGATCCCGCTGTATCTGATGTTCGCGAAACTGGGGTGGCTCAATACCTTCTGGGCGCTGGCGCTGCCGTTCGTGTTCGGCTCTCCGTACGCGATCTTTTTGCTGCGCCAGTACTTTCGGGCGATTCCCGAAGAGCTGATCGGCGCGGCGCGGCTCGACGGCGCCAACACCCTGGACGTCATCGTGCACGTGATGGTGCCGATGAGCCGACCGGTGCTGGCGACGCTGACGGTCATCACGATCGTCTCGCAGTGGAACAATTTCATGTGGCCGCTGGTCGCGAGCAGTGGCGAGCGGTGGCAGGTGCTGACCGTCGCGACGGCGAATCTGCAGACCCGGTACAACGCGCAGTGGACCCTGGTGATGGCGGCGACGACCCTGGCCATCGCCCCGCTGGTGGTGCTGTTCGTGATCTTCCAGAAGCAGGTGCTGCGCTCGATCGCATGGACGGGTGGGAAATGA
- a CDS encoding extracellular solute-binding protein has product MKTSTRVVLAVGIAMVLLVAAVLWLGRGGDGSGRTVIGLRIWDEKFVPVYRASLEEFQRANPDVEVRITVVPWSSYQQKLRLDVAGGTADDLFWTTLYEDYADAGRLIDVGAALGPDAAAAWDPSAVAQYTRNGTLWAVPQFVDGGTAVYYNRDLLAAAHIDPAELNAVQWSPGGDDTFRLLLRRLAAVAPWSYNAGHDFQSIELPYLGSAGAQFQDDRDHFVFDSPQGIAAFDYLIRLIADRLAPAPADTNTNPDFAKNAFLQGKLALLQSGTFTLAQIAQQARFGWGVALLPHGPSGRVSTNNAVGVAANAATRHSDAVQRVLAWLGSGSGNRYLAGDGATIPAVVSEQQAYRDYWARKGVDVSPFFDVLRGPRIPSGGGPGFPAALRAIDPIFAEMYAGRIPVPEALSRARAAAEAAVAQN; this is encoded by the coding sequence ATGAAGACCTCGACCCGCGTGGTGCTCGCGGTGGGGATCGCAATGGTTCTGCTCGTCGCGGCCGTGTTGTGGCTCGGCCGTGGCGGTGACGGGTCCGGCCGCACCGTGATCGGATTGCGGATCTGGGACGAGAAGTTCGTGCCTGTCTACCGCGCCTCGTTGGAGGAGTTCCAGCGCGCGAATCCGGACGTCGAGGTGCGGATCACCGTGGTGCCGTGGTCGTCGTATCAGCAGAAGCTGCGGCTGGACGTGGCAGGCGGCACCGCCGATGACCTGTTCTGGACCACCCTGTACGAGGACTATGCCGATGCCGGACGGCTGATCGACGTCGGGGCGGCACTTGGTCCCGACGCCGCGGCGGCCTGGGACCCGTCGGCGGTCGCGCAGTACACCCGCAACGGAACTCTTTGGGCCGTACCGCAATTCGTCGATGGCGGCACGGCGGTGTACTACAACCGCGACTTGCTCGCGGCGGCACACATCGATCCCGCCGAGCTGAATGCGGTGCAATGGAGCCCCGGTGGCGACGACACCTTCCGCCTGCTACTGCGCCGTCTGGCCGCGGTCGCACCCTGGTCCTACAACGCAGGCCATGACTTCCAGTCCATCGAGCTGCCGTATCTGGGCTCGGCCGGGGCACAGTTCCAGGACGACCGCGATCACTTCGTCTTCGACAGCCCGCAGGGAATCGCGGCGTTCGACTACCTGATCCGGTTGATCGCCGACCGGCTCGCGCCCGCACCCGCCGACACCAACACCAACCCCGATTTCGCGAAGAATGCCTTCTTGCAGGGCAAACTGGCGCTACTCCAGTCAGGGACGTTCACTCTCGCGCAGATCGCCCAGCAGGCCCGCTTCGGGTGGGGCGTCGCGCTGCTGCCGCACGGGCCGTCCGGGCGGGTGAGCACCAACAATGCGGTCGGCGTCGCCGCAAACGCCGCCACCCGGCACTCCGACGCGGTGCAGCGGGTGCTCGCCTGGCTGGGCAGTGGTTCGGGCAACCGGTATCTGGCCGGCGACGGCGCCACCATTCCCGCTGTCGTCTCCGAGCAGCAGGCCTACCGCGACTACTGGGCGAGGAAAGGCGTCGACGTCTCGCCCTTCTTCGACGTGCTGCGTGGACCACGTATCCCTTCCGGCGGCGGCCCTGGCTTTCCCGCCGCGCTTCGTGCCATCGACCCGATCTTCGCCGAGATGTATGCGGGCCGAATTCCGGTGCCCGAGGCCCTGTCCCGTGCCCGCGCCGCAGCCGAAGCCGCCGTCGCGCAGAACTGA